One Leopardus geoffroyi isolate Oge1 chromosome C1, O.geoffroyi_Oge1_pat1.0, whole genome shotgun sequence DNA segment encodes these proteins:
- the LOC123596838 gene encoding olfactory receptor 11A1-like — protein sequence MVIPPWENQTTIAEFVLRGFSSIRQLNIFLFMTFLVFYILIVSGNILIVLLVFFSHHLHTPMYFFLVNLSFLEIWYTSNIVPKMLLIIIAEQKTISVAGCLAQFYFFGSLAATECLLLAVMSYDRYLAICQPLHYPILMTGPLCIKLASSSWLCCFLLTAITMVLLSRLTFCGPNEIDHFFCDFTPLVHLSCMDTSLTETIAYATSSAVTLVPFLLITASYSCILVAILRIPSGTGRRKAFSTCSSHLTVVTVFYGTLIATYLVPSANSSQLLHKGFSLLYTILTPMFNPIIYSLRNRDIHEALKMCLSKKPSFLLG from the coding sequence ATGGTGATCCCACCCTGGGAAAACCAAACAACCATAGCAGAATTTGTGCTTCGAGGATTTTCCTCCATCCGACAgctaaatattttcctctttatgaCGTTTTTAGTTTTCTACATCTTAATCGTTTCTGGAAACATCCTCATTGTTCTGCTAGTTTTTTTCAGCCAtcacctccacacccccatgtacttcttcctggtgAACTTGTCCTTTCTAGAGATCTGGTATACCTCCAACATCGTCCCCAAGATGTTGCTGATCATCATAGCTGAGCAGAAGACTATCTCTGTGGCTGGGTGCCTGGCACAGTTCTACTTCTTTGGATCCCTGGCTGCAACAGAGTGTCTCTTGCTTGCTGTGATGTCCTATGACCGGTATCTGGCCATCTGCCAACCTCTCCACTATCCCATCCTCATGACTGGCCCCCTTTGCATTAAGCTGGCTTCCAGTTCTTGGCTCTGCTGCTTCCTCCTCACAGCAATCACTATGGTCCTACTGTCTAGACTAACCTTCTGTGGACCCAATGAAATTGATCACTTTTTCTGCGACTTCACGCCTCTGGTCCATCTTTCCTGCATGGACACTTCACTGACCGAGACCATTGCTTATGCCACCTCTTCTGCAGTGACTCTGGTTCCATTTCTCCTCATCACAGCCTCCTACTCCTGCATTCTCGTTGCCATCCTAAGAATTCCATCTGGCACAGGACGGAGAAAGGCtttctccacctgctcctcccacctcacTGTGGTCACGGTGTTTTATGGGACACTGATTGCCACGTACCTCGTGCCTTCAGCCAATTCTTCACAGCTCTTGCACAAAGGATTCTCTCTGCTCTACACCATCCTGACACCCATGTTCAACCCCATCATCTACAGCCTGAGAAACAGAGACATCCACGAAGCCCTGAAGATGTGCTTGAGTAAGAAGCCAAGTTTCCTCCTTGGGTGA